A window of Halobacillus naozhouensis genomic DNA:
GGCTCCGGTAGTACGTGTTTCTTATAATCCATCCAGTATCCAAAAAGCACTAGATCGTGGAGCAAAAGGAATTCAAGTGCCTATGGTGAACAATGAAAAAGAGGCGAAAGATGCAGTGGAAAAAGCAAAATATCCGCCATTAGGCAACAGAGGAACAGCTTTTTCCATACGTCCGGCTAGATTTGGAAAAGAGAAAGGCAAAGAATATTTAGAGAAAGCGAACATGGATGTTTTAATTGTTGTCCACATTGAAACGAGCGAAGCTGTGAAAAATTTCCGAGAAATAACGAGTGTCCCAGGGATTGATGTGGCATTTATCGGATCAACTGATCTAGCTGTGAATATGGGTTATTCAGGTGATACTAAACACGCAAATGTACAAAAAGTT
This region includes:
- a CDS encoding HpcH/HpaI aldolase family protein, which gives rise to MGNILKEKINNGERVLGAFINMYAPSLVEIIGYAGFDFIIIDDEHGSFSSSELENMIRAAEIVNMAPVVRVSYNPSSIQKALDRGAKGIQVPMVNNEKEAKDAVEKAKYPPLGNRGTAFSIRPARFGKEKGKEYLEKANMDVLIVVHIETSEAVKNFREITSVPGIDVAFIGSTDLAVNMGYSGDTKHANVQKVIEDLFETGKRNGLRMGAVSGNEIGVIEGFSKGASYMGVVANSVIMSSLEKVAKSKKAEVSS